Proteins encoded in a region of the Halothiobacillus diazotrophicus genome:
- a CDS encoding carboxysome peptide B, which yields MEIMRVRSDLIATRRIEGLKHISLRVLEDASGKLSVACDPIGVPEGSWVFTISGSAARYGVGDFDILTDMTIGGIIDHWEA from the coding sequence ATGGAAATCATGCGGGTTCGCTCTGATCTCATCGCCACACGTCGCATCGAGGGGCTGAAGCACATCTCCCTGCGCGTGCTGGAGGATGCATCAGGGAAACTGAGTGTGGCCTGCGATCCCATCGGCGTTCCCGAGGGTAGTTGGGTGTTTACCATTAGCGGCTCTGCTGCACGGTATGGCGTGGGTGATTTCGACATTCTCACGGATATGACGATCGGTGGAATCATCGATCACTGGGAAGCGTAA
- a CDS encoding BMC domain-containing protein gives MAAVTGIALGMIETRGLVPAIEAADAMTKAAEVRLVGRQFVGGGYVTVLVRGETGAVNAAVRAGADACERVGDGLVAAHIIARVHSEVENILPKAPQA, from the coding sequence ATGGCTGCAGTAACAGGTATTGCACTGGGTATGATTGAAACTCGTGGTCTCGTGCCGGCAATCGAAGCCGCCGATGCCATGACCAAGGCGGCGGAAGTCCGTCTGGTTGGTCGTCAGTTCGTTGGCGGCGGTTACGTGACCGTCCTGGTTCGCGGTGAAACCGGTGCCGTCAACGCAGCAGTTCGTGCAGGCGCTGACGCCTGCGAACGAGTCGGCGACGGTCTGGTCGCGGCGCACATCATTGCCCGCGTCCACTCTGAAGTCGAAAATATCCTGCCGAAGGCTCCGCAAGCTTAA
- a CDS encoding carboxysome peptide A yields MKIMQVEKTLVSTNRIADMGHKPLLVVWEKVGGARQVAVDAIGCVPGDWVLCVGSSAAREAAGSKSYPSDLTIIGIIDQWNPD; encoded by the coding sequence ATGAAGATCATGCAAGTCGAAAAAACGTTGGTATCGACCAACCGGATCGCCGACATGGGTCACAAGCCGCTGCTCGTGGTCTGGGAAAAGGTTGGTGGCGCCCGTCAGGTGGCGGTCGATGCAATCGGCTGCGTACCCGGCGACTGGGTACTGTGCGTCGGGTCATCGGCTGCACGTGAGGCGGCCGGTAGCAAATCGTACCCCTCTGATCTGACGATCATTGGGATTATCGATCAGTGGAATCCCGACTGA